TTAAAAATTTTGAATTTTAGCAATACCAAACATTAAAAATATAGTGACAATATTGCATGAGTGTTTTAAAATATGTACAGGCAGGATTTTAATATTATACGTTGGAGGTAGAAGTCATGGGAATTACAAAGAGTTTATACGGAAATACAGCTGACGGTAGAGAAGTGGATGTTTTTACTCTTACTAATTCAAAGGGTGCAGAAGCTAAAATAATCAATTATGGAGGTACTCTTGTTTCACTGAAAGTTCCCGACAGAAAAGGTAATATGGATGATGTAGTGCTCGGTTATGACAATTTGAATGGATACTTAAATGGCAAAAAATATTTTGGAGCACTCATCGGGCGTTACGGAAACAGGATAGGGAAAGGAACATTCAAGCTCAACGGGATAGAATACCACCTTTCAAAAAATGAGGGGAAAAATCATTTGCATGGAGGGTTTGAAGGCTTTAGTAAAAAGGTCTGGACTGCAAACATAGTAAAATCCGGAAGGAATGAATGCTTAAAGCTTTCATGTTTCAGCAAGGATGGCGAGGAAGGATATCCGGGAAATCTGAATGTAACTGTCACATACACTTTTGCAGATGATAATTCATTAAGAATAGATTACTATGCTGTTTCAGATAAGGACACAGTGGTAAACCTCACGAACCATTCGTACTTTAATCTTTCGGGTCAGCCATCGGGCAGTATTTTAAATCATCAGGTAATGATAAATGCGGACAAGTTTACTACGGTAGATGAAGAATCCATACCTACGGGAGAATTGAGAGCTGTAAAGGGAACGCCTCTTGACTTTAGAAACCTTACTGTAGTCGGAAAGGATATAGACAGCGACTATGAGCAGATAAAATTTGCAGGCGGGTTTGATCACAACTTCGTGTTGAATGTAAGCGGAAAAACTCCCAAGAAAGCGGCAGAGGTATATGATAGCGCATCAGGAAGGGTTCTGGAAGTGTATACGACAGAACCGGGAGTGCAGTTTTACACAGGAAATTACCTGAATGGCAAGGATATCGGCAAGGGCGGCAAGGCGTATGAAAAGAGATCGGCTTTATGCCTGGAGACACAATTCTATCCCGATTCGCCAAATCATGAGAATTTTCCATCTCCTGTATTGAGAGCAGGGCAGAAATACAGGCAAACGACGATATATAAGTTTTCAGTGAGATAGCCTCAATTTTGTAACTTGCAACTTAATATAAATAAAACTGTGCTGTGCCATTTTGAATGAAATGTTTAAAATAGCACAGCACAGTTTATATTATAAGCAACTTGTCCGAAGGTCAATTGCCGGCATGACAGCATTTTCATTCCGGTCAAAATAATTATAGTTATTTTGTATATATGCGAAATAGGTACTAATAATAAGATAAACGAAAAAAATATAATAAAATGCTGTATAATAATAGATGATATAAATATAATATGGGAGATTTAAACATTGATTTTATCCCTTGAAATATGTTATTATATTATCAATTTCGTTTTTATTTACCTATGGAGGCGTAAATATGGTAAAATCAAAAGTAAAAGTTGCAATAATCGGCACAGGGTTTGTAGGATCTTCCATAGCTTTTGAGATGGCTATAAAGGGCCTTGTGTCTGAAATGGTACTAATCGACGTAAATAAGGCAAAAGCATTTGGAGAAGCAATGGATATAAATCACGGGCTTTCATTTGTGGGACAAATGTCTATTTATTCCGGAGATTATCAGGATTGTAAAGACTGCGATTGTATAATAATCACTGCAGGAGCAGGCAGAAAACCCGGAGAGACGCGTCTTGACTTGGCTAAAAAGAACACTTCTATAATTAAAGACATAACGAAAAACGTAATAAAATATTACAATCAGGGAGTAATATTAGTCGTTTCCAATCCGCTTGATATCATAACTTACATGTTTAGAAAGTGGTCTTCACTTCCAGCATCTAAAGTATTCGGTTCGGGCACTGTGCTTGACAGTTCCAGATTCAGATATCTACTTAGTCAAAAATTTAACATGGATGTAAGAAATGTCCACGGCTATATAATCGGAGAGCATGGAGATAGTCAGATCCCTGTATGGAGCGCTGTAAATGTTGCCGGAATGAGATTGGGCGAATATTGCAGCATATATAATAATCCGCTGTGCAATACGGATAAGGATGAGATTGCCAAGGAAGTAAAAGAGGCGGGAGCAACTATAATAAAGAATAAAGGTGCTACTTATTATGCAATTGCTATGACTGTAAACAGGATCGTCGAGGCTATTATTAAAAATCAGAACTCTATTTTGACGGTAAGCAGTGTAATAAACGGTTTATACGGTATCAATGATGTGGCTTTGAGCATGCCCTGCATCATCAACTCAAATGGTATAGACAGGGTTCTTGAGATAACATTAGACGATCTTGAATTAAAAGAACTGAAAACTTCTGCAGAAAAGATTAAAGAAGTACTAAAACAAGTGGAAGATATATAGGAGGTAAATCATGGATTTAAAAGAAAAAGCACTTAAGCTCCATTCTGAATGGAAGGGTAAAATCGAGATAGTAAGCAGGGCTCCCGTCGCAACAAGAGAAGATCTTTCGATGGCTTATACGCCGGGGGTTGCTGAACCATGTATGGAAATACACAATGATGTTGAAAAGGCATATGAATATACCAGAAAGTGGAATCTGGTAGCTGTAGTAACCGATGGAACGGCGGTACTAGGTCTTGGAGATATAGGGCCGGAAGCCGGGATGCCTGTAATGGAGGGCAAGGCGGTTTTATTTAAGACATTTGGAAACGTCGATGCGATTCCTATTTGTCTTGCGACAAAAAACGTCGATGAAATAGTAAATACGGTAAAGATGATATCCCCTACATTCGGAGGAATAAACTTGGAGGATATTTCAGCGCCGAGATGCTTTGAAATAGAGGAAAGGCTTAAAAAAGAGCTCAATATACCTGTATTTCATGATGACCAGCATGGAACTGCAGTTGTCACGCTGGCAGCTCTTATAAATGCCCTCAAAATCGTAAAGAAAGACATTAGGGACATAAAAGTCGTGATGAATGGTACGGGAGCTGCTGGGATCGCTATCGTCAAATTGCTGATAAAGAGAGGGCTTAAAAATGCCATTATGTGTGACAGGCAAGGCGCTATATATGAAGGGAGAGAAAAGCTGAACCCTGCAAAGGAGCAGATCGCCAAGGTTACAAACAGAAACTTTGAAAAGGGCAAACTTAAAGATGTTATAAAAGGCGCCGATGTGTTTATAGGTGTGTCAGCGCCAAATACTGTAGATGAAGAAATGGTCAGGTCCATGAACAAAGATGCGATAATATTTGCAATGGCAAACCCCGTTCCCGAAATAATGCCTGATAAAGCCAAGGCGGCCGGAGCCCGTGTTGTTGGCACAGGAAGGTCCGATTTTGCAAATCAGATAAACAATGTGCTTGCTTTCCCGGGAATATTCAGGGGAGCTCTTGATGTGAGGGCAAGGGAAATAAATGATGAGATGAAGATCGCGGCTGCGGAAGCTATTGCATCACTTGTCGGTGAAAACGAGCTTGGTGAGGATAATATAATCCCGCAGCCTTTCGATAAAAGGGTAAGCAAGCTTGTCGCTGAAAGAGTTGCCGAGGCAGCAAGGAAAACCGGAGTTGCAAGAATTTAAAGTTAAGTGCATTTAAAAATCAAATATTGTCTCCAAGATGTGGGATCCATCCTGCGTCGAAGGGTATACAAGTTATCCCGTGTAATAAACAGACGGGATTCCCGAAGGGTTGGGCTTATCCGAACGGAAGGATTTTAGAGAGAATATGTTATTAAAAACTTCCTGAAAATGCTCAGGAAGTTTTTTTGATGTGGAATAATATTCTTCAAATATAAAATATGCACCTGTGATCATATGTTATGGAGGGAAAATGAGGAAAGAGCATGATATATTGGGTGAAGCATTTATTGATGATGATGCTTATTACGGCATAAATACGTTAAGGGCCGTTCAAAATTTTAATATTACAGGAAGACCTGTGCATCCTGAACTTATAAAAGCGATGGTAACAATAAAAAAAGCTGCCGCATTGACCAATAATTATGTGGGGCTTCTTGACAAAAGGATTGCGGATGCCATCATTGCGGCCTGTGATGAAATACTTTCAGGTAAGTTTGACGATCAGTTCGTAGTAGATTGCATGCAAGGTGGAGCCGGAACATCCACAAATATGAACGTAAATGAAGTCGTAGCAAATCGTGCGATCGAAATTTTGAAAGGTAAAAAAGGGGACTATTCCATAGTGCACCCCATCGATCACGTAAACATGTCCCAGTCTACGAATGATGTTTTCCCTACGGCGGTAAGAATTGCTGCCATAAAGCTGCTGCTTCCCGTAAGCGAACTTTTCGCCGATCTTCAAAGCGCCCTTCAGGAAAAGGAAGAGGAGTTTTCATCAGTGCTAAAGGTAGGCAGGACTGAGTTGCAGGATGCCGTACCGGTTACACTGGGGCAGGAATTTGGCGCATGGGCCCAGGCAATAGCAAGGGACAGATGGAGGCTTTATAAGGCTGAGGAAAGGCTGCGTCAGGTAAATATAGGAGGAACCGCCGTAGGCACGGGAATAAATGCAGAAAAGAAATATATATTCAACATGATAGAGAAACTTCGTGAGCTTACAGGTTTAGGGCTTGCAAGAGCTGAATATATGATGGATCCTACGCAGAATTGTGATGTTTTCGTAGAAGTGTCCGGACTTTTAAAGGCGGCTGCCGTCAACCTGCTTAAAATATCGAATGATTTAAGGCTTTTATCTTCCGGGCCAAGGGCGGGAATCGGCGAGATAAAGCTTCAGAGCGTTCAGGCGGGTTCATCCATAATGCCCGGCAAAGTGAATCCCGTTATACCCGAAGCAGTAGGTGAGATAGCATTTCAGATAATGGGAAACGATCTTGCTATAACCCTTGCAGCTCAGGCAGGGCAGCTTGAACTAAATGCTTTTCTTCCCTTGATTGCAAAAAATCTTCTTGAGATGTTGGACCTTTTAAGAAACGGGCTTAAGATTTTTATAAAATGCATTAAAAATATACATGCCGACAGGGAAAGGTGCAAGAACAATTTGGAAAGAAGTCTTGCCGTTGCTACTGCGCTTACAAGATACATAGGTTATGAAAGGGCGTCGAAAGTGGTCATGAAGTGCTTGAATACCGGCATGACGGTAAAGGATGTTTTGCTTAAGGAGAAAATACTTGATGAAAAAAATATAGATAAAATAATCAATCCATCCGTCATGACAAGACCGGGGATTCCCGGAAAGAAATACTAAGGGGGGACATATTTGAACAATACGCCTATTGGAAACAGGATACATATATCCATATTCGGGAAGAGAAATACAGGCAAATCCACGCTGATTAATACACTGACAAATCAGGAAATAGCGGTGGTCTCGGATGTTGCTGGTACTACGACGGATCCTGTATATAAAACCATGGAACTTCTGCCCATAGGGCCGGTTGTAATAACGGATACGGCCGGTCTGGATGATGAAGGGGCACTTGGCACGTTAAGGATGAAAAAGACATATGAGATACTCAGAAGAACGGATCTTGCAGTTATCGTCATAAGCGCACCTGACGGCTTAACAGAATTTGAAACGGATATTGTAAGGGAATTGAAGGATAGAAATATTAAAGCGATCGGCGTCATAAACAAGTGCGATCTTGCAGACGTATCATCTGAAACAGTGAAAAATTACAGCCTGAAGCTTGGCATACCACTGGCAAAAATAAGCTGCAAGACTAAAGAAGGGATCGAGGATGTTAAAAAGCTTATAGTAAAAAATGCCAGTTACGATGATTCGGAGCTTAGTATCGTAAGCGATCTCATAAATCCGGGCGATATTGTCGTGCTGGTGACGCCCATCGACAAAGCTGCGCCGAAGGGAAGGCTCATACTGCCACAGCAGCAGACCATACGCGATATTATCGATTCCGATGCGATAGCGGTTGTTACGAAGGAATATGAACTCAAGGAAACTTTTTTAAATTTAAGCAAAAAACCTGCTCTTGTCGTGACGGACTCCCAGGCTTTTTTAAAGGTAACTGCAGATACTCCGCCCGATATACCGATGACATCCTTTTCGATACTTTTTGCAAGGCAAAAGGGAGACCTTGTGAGGATGGTGAGGGGGCTTAAAAAGATAGAGAGCTTAAAAGACGGCGCAAGGGTGCTTATTGTGGAAGGATGTACGCATCACAGGCAGTCCGATGATATAGGCAAGGTAAAGATCACGAGATGGATAAGGCAGATAACAGGACGAGATATAAGCTTTGAATGGGCTTCAGGCACATTTTTTCCTGAAAGAATCAAAGATTATGATATGATAGTCCACTGCGGCGCCTGCATGTTAAACAAACGCGAGATGCAGTATAGGATAAGGGAAGCGGAAATGCAGGGTGTTGCGATAACAAATTACGGGTTGCTTATAGCCTATGTTCTGGGCATATTAAGAAGAGCGCTGGGGCCATTCCCGGCAGCGCTGCTTGCTCTTGATGAAGCGGGAATGGATGAATGATCGGGATAGTTTCCTGAAAAATAGCACTTTATCTGATGTCAGTATTCTTTGTGCCGGCTGAAATATGTGGGTGTATCAAGCGCGATGTTAATATTCTTCAAATATAAAATATGCACTCGATACATGTTTTGCGGGCGGCACAGGAGATTAAAAATATATTATGATGGAGGGGTAATATGGATTTTTTAAAGAAGTATGAGGAAGACTTTAAGGAATACGATTCTATGGACAAGGATTTTATCGATGATGATAAAATATGGGCGCAGCTTGACAAGTGGAGAAATCCTTCGAAAGCCGATGTGCGCTCCGTTCTAAAAAAAGCTGAAACCCAGGTCAGGCTGGAACCTGAAGAAACAGCTATATTGATACAGAATAAGGATAAGGAAATGATTGAAGATATGTACGCTCTGGCAAATAAGCTGAAAAGGAAGGTTTATGGGGACAGGATAGTCTTCTTTGCGCCACTTTATATAAGCGATAAATGCGCCAATAACTGCAAATACTGCGGCTACAGGAGCAGCAACACGAAAATACAGAGAAAGACACTGACGATGGAAGAAATCGAAGAAGAAGTCAGGATAATGATAAGTGAAGGACAGAAAAGAACCGTGCTGGTATACGGGGAGTCTCCCGAGACAAGCGCGGATTTTATAGCTGAAAGTGTCCGGCACGTATACAGTGTAAAAAGCGAACATGGAGAGATAAGAAGGGCGAACATAAACTGTGCACCTCTTTCAAGGGATGAGCTTAAAAAGCTGAAAAAGGTGGGAATAGGGACTTTTCAGGTATTCCAGGAAACTTATAACCATCAGACATATAGAGAAGTTCATCCGCAAAATACTATAAAAGGTAATTACAGATGGAGGCTTTACGCCCAGGACAGGGCACAGGATGCAGGGATCGACGATGTGGCCATAGGCGCGCTTTTCGGGCTATATGACTGGCGCTTTGAAGTCATGGGACTTTTATATCATACCATACATCTTGAAAAAAAATATAACGGCGTAGGGCCGCACACTATTTCCTTCCCGAGAATAGAGCCTGCAATAGATACGCCGTATGTGACAGATTTAAAATATGCCGTAAGTGATGAGGACTTTAAAAAGCTGGTCGCTATACTCAGGCTTTCAGTACCATATACGGGAATGATATTGACTGCAAGGGAAAATCCAAAAGTGCGCAGTGAAGTTATTCCGTTTGGAGTATCCCAGATAGATGCAGGCTCGAGAATAGGCGTAGGCGGATATAAAAAGGGCCAGGCAAATGACATTCCTGAAAAGGAACAGTTTACTCTTGGAGACACAAGGCCTCTCGACGATGTCGTAAGGGAAACGTGTTCCATGGACAGCATACCTTCATTCTGTACAGCCTGCTATAGGGAAGGCCGTACGGGTGAAAATTTCATGGGATATGCAAAATCAAGCTTTGTACACAACTTTTGCATTCCAAATGCCATATTCACATTCAAGGAATATCTGCTGGATTATGCATCGGATGAGACCAAAAGAGTCGGCAATAAAGTTATAAATGATTATGTGGATAGATTCAAGGGGCAGGAGATTTACAGCACCATACAGGATTATTTATCGAGAATCGAAAAAGGCGAAAGGGATCTCCATATATAACCTGCTGCATCGGGAGAACCTCATGCTGTTCAAAAAACATGAGGTTCTAAGGCCTGCAGCCTTAAGAATACAAGAGCCTTTGAAACTTATCTTAGCGCAGACAATCAAAAACTCTAAGGATTCTTAAGCTGCAGCAAAGCCAAGAACTTATCAAATGGTTTGTGGATATACCTTGAGTATGCGTTTGCTGGCCGGTTAAAATCAATGTGAAGGGATAAAGCATATGATCAGCATGAAAGAAATAATCGACAAATTATATAAAGAAAACAGCTTGTCCGGGGAAGAGCTTAAATATATGCTCGATAATATGGAGGACGATTCATTCAAGTACTTGATGGAGAGGGCAGATGAGACGAGATTAAGGTATTATGGCAGGAGCGTTTATATGAGGGGACTTATAGAATTTACAAACTACTGCCGGAGAAACTGCATGTACTGCGGTATAAGGGGCTCAAATAAAAAAGCCGAAAGATACAGGCTTACTGAAGATCAGATACTTGACACATGCAAAACAGGATATAAATTGGGGTACAGGACTTTTGTACTCCAAGGCGGCGAGGATCCCTATTTTACAGATGATAAAATAGTAGAGCTCGTCAGGAGGATAAAAGATATTTTTCCATCATGTGCCGTTACGCTTTCAATCGGGGAAAAAACATATGAATCATATAAAAGATACTATGATGCCGGTACTGATCGGTATCTTCTACGGCATGAAACAGCTACAAAAAAATTGTATGAGAGACTTGACCCGAAGATGAGCTTCGAAAACAGGATAGAATGCCTTTGGAATCTCAAAAAAATAGGATACCAGGTAGGCGCAGGTTTTATGATAGGACTTCCCGGACAGAAAAATGAAGACTATGTAAATGACCTGATGTTTTTAAAAAAACTTCAACCCCATATGGTG
The sequence above is drawn from the Clostridiales bacterium genome and encodes:
- a CDS encoding aldose epimerase family protein — protein: MGITKSLYGNTADGREVDVFTLTNSKGAEAKIINYGGTLVSLKVPDRKGNMDDVVLGYDNLNGYLNGKKYFGALIGRYGNRIGKGTFKLNGIEYHLSKNEGKNHLHGGFEGFSKKVWTANIVKSGRNECLKLSCFSKDGEEGYPGNLNVTVTYTFADDNSLRIDYYAVSDKDTVVNLTNHSYFNLSGQPSGSILNHQVMINADKFTTVDEESIPTGELRAVKGTPLDFRNLTVVGKDIDSDYEQIKFAGGFDHNFVLNVSGKTPKKAAEVYDSASGRVLEVYTTEPGVQFYTGNYLNGKDIGKGGKAYEKRSALCLETQFYPDSPNHENFPSPVLRAGQKYRQTTIYKFSVR
- a CDS encoding L-lactate dehydrogenase, which gives rise to MVKSKVKVAIIGTGFVGSSIAFEMAIKGLVSEMVLIDVNKAKAFGEAMDINHGLSFVGQMSIYSGDYQDCKDCDCIIITAGAGRKPGETRLDLAKKNTSIIKDITKNVIKYYNQGVILVVSNPLDIITYMFRKWSSLPASKVFGSGTVLDSSRFRYLLSQKFNMDVRNVHGYIIGEHGDSQIPVWSAVNVAGMRLGEYCSIYNNPLCNTDKDEIAKEVKEAGATIIKNKGATYYAIAMTVNRIVEAIIKNQNSILTVSSVINGLYGINDVALSMPCIINSNGIDRVLEITLDDLELKELKTSAEKIKEVLKQVEDI
- a CDS encoding malic enzyme-like NAD(P)-binding protein — encoded protein: MDLKEKALKLHSEWKGKIEIVSRAPVATREDLSMAYTPGVAEPCMEIHNDVEKAYEYTRKWNLVAVVTDGTAVLGLGDIGPEAGMPVMEGKAVLFKTFGNVDAIPICLATKNVDEIVNTVKMISPTFGGINLEDISAPRCFEIEERLKKELNIPVFHDDQHGTAVVTLAALINALKIVKKDIRDIKVVMNGTGAAGIAIVKLLIKRGLKNAIMCDRQGAIYEGREKLNPAKEQIAKVTNRNFEKGKLKDVIKGADVFIGVSAPNTVDEEMVRSMNKDAIIFAMANPVPEIMPDKAKAAGARVVGTGRSDFANQINNVLAFPGIFRGALDVRAREINDEMKIAAAEAIASLVGENELGEDNIIPQPFDKRVSKLVAERVAEAARKTGVARI
- a CDS encoding aspartate ammonia-lyase; the protein is MRKEHDILGEAFIDDDAYYGINTLRAVQNFNITGRPVHPELIKAMVTIKKAAALTNNYVGLLDKRIADAIIAACDEILSGKFDDQFVVDCMQGGAGTSTNMNVNEVVANRAIEILKGKKGDYSIVHPIDHVNMSQSTNDVFPTAVRIAAIKLLLPVSELFADLQSALQEKEEEFSSVLKVGRTELQDAVPVTLGQEFGAWAQAIARDRWRLYKAEERLRQVNIGGTAVGTGINAEKKYIFNMIEKLRELTGLGLARAEYMMDPTQNCDVFVEVSGLLKAAAVNLLKISNDLRLLSSGPRAGIGEIKLQSVQAGSSIMPGKVNPVIPEAVGEIAFQIMGNDLAITLAAQAGQLELNAFLPLIAKNLLEMLDLLRNGLKIFIKCIKNIHADRERCKNNLERSLAVATALTRYIGYERASKVVMKCLNTGMTVKDVLLKEKILDEKNIDKIINPSVMTRPGIPGKKY
- the hydF gene encoding [FeFe] hydrogenase H-cluster maturation GTPase HydF, producing the protein MNNTPIGNRIHISIFGKRNTGKSTLINTLTNQEIAVVSDVAGTTTDPVYKTMELLPIGPVVITDTAGLDDEGALGTLRMKKTYEILRRTDLAVIVISAPDGLTEFETDIVRELKDRNIKAIGVINKCDLADVSSETVKNYSLKLGIPLAKISCKTKEGIEDVKKLIVKNASYDDSELSIVSDLINPGDIVVLVTPIDKAAPKGRLILPQQQTIRDIIDSDAIAVVTKEYELKETFLNLSKKPALVVTDSQAFLKVTADTPPDIPMTSFSILFARQKGDLVRMVRGLKKIESLKDGARVLIVEGCTHHRQSDDIGKVKITRWIRQITGRDISFEWASGTFFPERIKDYDMIVHCGACMLNKREMQYRIREAEMQGVAITNYGLLIAYVLGILRRALGPFPAALLALDEAGMDE
- the hydG gene encoding [FeFe] hydrogenase H-cluster radical SAM maturase HydG: MDFLKKYEEDFKEYDSMDKDFIDDDKIWAQLDKWRNPSKADVRSVLKKAETQVRLEPEETAILIQNKDKEMIEDMYALANKLKRKVYGDRIVFFAPLYISDKCANNCKYCGYRSSNTKIQRKTLTMEEIEEEVRIMISEGQKRTVLVYGESPETSADFIAESVRHVYSVKSEHGEIRRANINCAPLSRDELKKLKKVGIGTFQVFQETYNHQTYREVHPQNTIKGNYRWRLYAQDRAQDAGIDDVAIGALFGLYDWRFEVMGLLYHTIHLEKKYNGVGPHTISFPRIEPAIDTPYVTDLKYAVSDEDFKKLVAILRLSVPYTGMILTARENPKVRSEVIPFGVSQIDAGSRIGVGGYKKGQANDIPEKEQFTLGDTRPLDDVVRETCSMDSIPSFCTACYREGRTGENFMGYAKSSFVHNFCIPNAIFTFKEYLLDYASDETKRVGNKVINDYVDRFKGQEIYSTIQDYLSRIEKGERDLHI
- the hydE gene encoding [FeFe] hydrogenase H-cluster radical SAM maturase HydE, encoding MKEIIDKLYKENSLSGEELKYMLDNMEDDSFKYLMERADETRLRYYGRSVYMRGLIEFTNYCRRNCMYCGIRGSNKKAERYRLTEDQILDTCKTGYKLGYRTFVLQGGEDPYFTDDKIVELVRRIKDIFPSCAVTLSIGEKTYESYKRYYDAGTDRYLLRHETATKKLYERLDPKMSFENRIECLWNLKKIGYQVGAGFMIGLPGQKNEDYVNDLMFLKKLQPHMVGIGPFIPHKDTPLSACRRGTVKQTVMLLSIIRLLLPDVLLPATTALGTIDPSGREKGLLAGANVVMPNLSPLNVRKKYALYDGKVCTGEEAAECRQCIERRINRAGFIMDMSRGDNISWKRM